ATCGCTCGATGATTCTCAATGGCGGTCACTGAATGTGCCGCATGATTGGGGGATTGAAGGGCCGTTCCGCGATGATCTGCCGAACCGTACCGGTAAACTGCCGTGGGCGGGTATTGGCTGGTATCGGAAAACGGTGGATGCACCGGTCTCTGATGCCGGGAAAAAAATCTTTATCGATTTTGACGGAGCCATGTCTGATTCGAAGGTGTGGCTGAATGGCGAATATGTGGGGGAATGGCCCTATGGCTATTCTTCCTTCCGCCTCGACCTTTCCAATCATTGGAAACCCGGCGAAAAGAATACGATTGCCGTTCGGCTCGACAATAAACCGGAATCTTCGCGCTGGTATCCGGGAGGCGGGATCTATCGCAATGTCCGCCTTGTGAAAACCGAGCCGGTGCACGTGGATCATTGGGGCATTTTTGTAACGACGCCGGATGTTTCGAAAAAAGAAGCAACTATTTCGATTAAAACCGAGGTGGCGGGGGCAGATGACCATACCATTATTCTTCAAGAAATTGTAGAAGCCGGCGTGCAGGGAGAAGGGGCTCATCTTCAAATCAAGGTGGCCAATCCCAAATTATGGAGTCTGGAATCGCCAACGCTGTATACGTTAAAAACCACCGTTAAACAAAATGGGATCGTGGTGGATGTGGTTGAAACCTCATTCGGAATTCGTACCATTGAATATACGTCGGAAGGTTTTTTCCTGAACGGAAAAAAGGTGCGTATGAACGGGGTTTGTCAGCATCATGACTTAGGGCCACTGGGATCTGCGATCAACACACGTGCGATTGAACGGCAGATTGAGATTCTTCAGGAGATGGGGGTGAACGCCATTCGTACCGCCCATAACCCGCCGGCACCCGAGCTTTTGGATTTGTGCGACCGCATGGGCATTCTGGTTCAGGTGGAAGCATTTGACTGCTGGGAAAAGAGCAAAGCACCCAACGATTATGCCCGCCACTTTCCGGAATGGCATGAGAAGGATCTGCGCGCGATGATTAAGCGCGATCGGAACCATGCTTCCGTGGTGATGTGGAGTACCGGAAATGAAACCCGGGAAATGAAGAAAAAGGAAGATGCCCCGGTGTCGCAGATGTTAACGGATATTGCAAAGTCGGAGGACAGCACCCGTCCAATTACGTATGGCTGTAATGCCCCCAATGCCGGATGGAACGGCTTCCAGAAAACGACGGATCTTTTCGGGTATAACTACAAACCGCATCTTTATCAGAAGTTCCGGAACGTGAATCCCATGCAACCGTTCTATGGCAGCGAAACCGCTTCGACGGTCAGCTCCCGTGGGGAATACTTTTTCCCGGTATCCGATGAAAAACATCTGGGACAGGGCGGTGATTTTCAGGTGAGTTCCTACGACCTGACTGCACCGCCGTGGGCTAACAATCCTGATATTGAATTTGCGGCGCAGGATAAATACCCGTGGGTATTCGGCGAGTTTGTCTGGACCGGGTTTGACTATATTGGAGAACCAACACCGTATAATCAGGATAAAACCAATCTGCTGAATTTTTCTGATCCGGCAGAACGGAAACGCATGGAGGAAGAGCTGGAGCGTCTGGGCGGTAATATTCCACCGCGCAGTTCCTATTTCGGCATTGTGGATCTGTGTGGATTTAAGAAAGACCGCTTCTATATCTATCAGGCCCGCTGGCGACCGGAGCTACCCATGGCGCATATTCTTCCGCATTGGAACTGGCCGGAGCGTATCGGCGAAGTTACGCCGGTGCATGTCTATACATCGGGCGATGAAGCGGAACTGTTTTTGAATGGAAAATCGCTCGGACGGAAGAGGAAGGGCGAATTTGAATACCGCCTGCGCTGGGATGATGTGGTGTATGAACCCGGCGAAGTGAAGGTGGTTGCGTATAAGGATGGAAAAATCTGGGCTGAGGATCTTCAGAAAACCACCGGCAATTCAGCGAAACTGGAACTGGTAGCCGATCGGTCGGAAATCGCGGCGGACGGGCAGGATCTTTCGTTTATAACGGTCCGCGTGGTGGATGCTGAAGGGCTCGTCGTTCCGCGTTCTCATAATTCAGTACAATTTAAAATTGAAGGCCCGGGCGAAATTATTGCCGTGGGCAATGGCGATCCAACGAGCCATGAGTCGTTCCATGCTCTGGAACGCAGGGTCTTTAATGGTTTGGCACTGGTGGTCGTTCGTTCCGTGAAGGGCGAAAGCGGTTCGGTGGTGGTGAAGGCTGACTCGGACGGGTTGGCTGCAGGAGAGATTGAAATCGAGGTAAAATGATGAAGTGGATAGTAACCTGTATTTTAATGACCGCAGTTGCGGTTCAGGCGGAAGAACCGTGGCGTTTTCTGCTGTTGGCGGATTGGCATTCTGCGGAAAAATATACGCAACTTGAAAAAGAGACGGATTGGCTGGAGGAAGCCATTGCGGAAGATGTCGCGGTCGTCCGCATGCTGAAGGAGAATTATGGCGGGGAGCTGATTCTGATGCCGGGGGACAGCAACGGCGGGCATTGGGATACGCCGAATTTTATCAAAAATAATTTTCCCGGTGCGATGCCGGAAGAGTCGGTGCTCGAAGCCGGACGGTTATGTTATTCGGGTATGATTGTTTCATTCCGCAAAGGCGGATATTCCAAGCTGATCATGGCCGTGGGCGATCATGAAGTGGGGGATAATCCCTGGCCGCCCGGATCGGATGTTTCGCGCTGCCAGCCGCAGTTCCGTGAATCGTTTGCCAAAGAGTTTAACCGCAATCCCGATGGAGGACGGTTTCTCTATGAAAAACCGATCGGCCAGGCGGCTTCCCGACCGCTGGGCACGAAGTATGAAGAAACGTCCTATGCGTACCGTCATAAAAATATTCTCTTTATCACCCTCGATGCATTTCACCAGGAAGATCCGGATAAAAGCATTGGGCCGGAAGGTTCGGTGACCGGAACGATTACCGGCCCGCACCTCCAATGGTTGGAAGAGGTGCTGAGCGAAGCGCGCAAGGATGCAGGCATTAAACACATTCTGGTGCAGTCACATCTGCCGGTGATCTATCCGGTGCGCAAGGTAAACAGCAGCGGCATGCTGATGGACGACGATATCCGGAGCCCGTTCTGGCAGCTGCTCCGCAAATACAAGGTGGACATCTATTTTGCCGGAGAGGTTCATGCCAACACCGTGACCAAGGATCCGGGGTCGGATGTGATTCAATTGGTGAGCCGCGGTAATTTTTTCAATAATTTCCAGACGCTGGATATTTCGGACGATCGGATCGAAGTCATCTGTTATAACCAGCTGGGCGCGAAACCACAGGATGGCGACTATGAAGTTTCCGGCCGCCTGGTGATTGATAAATCCGGCGGTGTCCCCGTTTTTGAAAGCGATGGTGAGTTGGCGGTGCTGAATCCTGGTGATCGGCTGTATCATTTTGATTTCGAAGAAAAACTTCCGCTGGCGGAAAATCCGATCATGGGAACCGTGGGCCGGAAAAAGGAAGATCCGTTTAAACTGCGCGGCGTTACCTGTTCCGACATTTTTCCTAACCTCGGAAGTTTCGGGCCTCATTACAGCGGTCTGACCGATGGCGTGGAGCAGGTGCCGGGTATGATTGGAAAAGGCGGGCGGTTTACGGGCGACAGCCGGATGGGCGTTTTTGCGATGGGTCCGCTTCATGGAACGCATGCTGTTTCGTATGCCCTGTGGCTGAAAACCACCGCAGCGGAAAAACAGATGCTGATCAACACGGGTTCCATCTGGAGCAAGGAGTTGAAAAACTTTATCAACCTGAACCTGAATGACGGCGTGCCGGAAGCAATGATTTCGGATCGGCAGTGGCTGTCGGCCAAAGGCGTTAAGCTGAACGATGGGAAGTGGCATCATGTGGCCATGAGCATGCCCGGCAATGGCTGCAAACTGTCTGAAGTGCAGCTTTTTGTGGATGGAAAACCGGTTAAGACCGAGCTTACCGGAAAAGATGCCCATCTGTTCTTTAATCAGGCGGTTCGCCTGGGTATCGGCGGGTTGAACTACAGCAATAAAGGCTTCGATAAATTGCCGGTAAAACCGTTTGTCGGCGAGCTGGATGAAGTCTCGGTCTGGGCACGCAGTCTTTCCGCAGATGAAGTGAAGCGGGCGATGAAACTGAAAGCAGGGCAGGAACTATGAAGCGCCGGAATTTTAACCGACTGATCAGTGCCGCGGGCCTTGCTGCCATGGGGCAGCATACGCTGGCCGGAAAAGCGAAGCAGCCGAACCTGCTGATTATTCATACGGATGAGCATAATTTCCGAACACTGGGATGCTACCGGGATCTGATGACGGATGATCAGTCCTATGTCTGGGGTAAAGGGGTGAAAGTAGAAACGCCGCACCTGGATTCGCTGGCGCGGGATGGTGCCATTGCAACGAGTTATTATGCGGCCTCGCCGGTCTGTACCCCTTCTCGGGCATCGATTATTTCCGGGCTGTATCCGGTGCATACGGGCTCTCCGGTAAACGATATGCCGCTGAATGATGACCTCGTTACCTTTGCGGAAGTGCTGAAGCGGAACGGCTATGCCACGTCATACGTCGGAAAGTGGCATCTGGATGGCGATGCCAAGCCCGGTTTTGCCCCGGCACGGAAATTCGGATGGGACGATAACCGTTATATGATTAATCGCGGGCATTGGAAGATGCTGGAAAAAGACGGGAATACCGCAAAATTTGTCGGCTCGTTTAATGAAAAAAATAATCAGTACAAATTTGATATCAACGATGCGGATGAATTGTCATTTACAACCGATTTTCTGTGTGACCGCACCCTGGAGATTATTGAACGGGATAAAACGAAACCGTTTTGTGTGATGGTTTCGATTCCCGATCCGCACGGGCCCAACCATGTGCGGAAACCGTACGATACGATGTTTGCGGATATGCATTTTGAGAATCCGCACACGATGGATGCCTCGACAGAAGAGACGGTTCCGGGCTGGAGTTCAATTAAAGGAAAAAACTCGGCGGAAAAAGGCCTCAAGCAGGAGCAGATGCAGTGGTATTTCGGGATGGTGAAGTGCATCGACGACAATGTGGGCCGTATTCTGAACTACCTGGAATCGCAGGGGCTGGCTGATAATACGATTGTCGTCTTTACGTCCGACCACGGCGATCTGATGGGCGAACACAAAAAACATAACAAAGGCGTTCCTTTTGAAGCGTCGGCAAAGATTCCATTCCTGATTCGCTGGCCGGGTCATATTCCGTCCGGGAAAGTGGTGCGGTCAGCGCAGAGTAATATTGATTTTGCCCCGATGGCGCTTTCGATGACGGGCGTGAAAACCGGCTGGCCGGACTTTCATGGTCGCGATACCTCGGGCGATTATTTGAGCCCTGAAAAAGACGTTGGCGATGATCGTGTGGTGTACATCACCAATGCGGGCAGCCGATGGGTGGCGGCGGTGAATCGGCGCTATAAGCTCGTTCTTTCGCCGAGCGATGATCCGTGGTTGTTTGATTTGAAAAAGGATCCGGACGAACTCATCAATTTTTATACGCATCCGGAATACAAAGAAATCGCTGAAAAAATGCAGGCCGAGCTGATGGCGCAAATGGAACGGTATGCCGAACCGGCACTGGCCAACGGTAACCTGATTTATGAAACCGGCGGTTCTGCTCCACAGCAGGAAAATAAGGCCCTTTCTTCAAGTGAAGGTTATGTGGTCGACAGCGGTCCGCATGCGGTGAAGGGCGAGCCGGGGCAGTGGGCGCGGGCGATTACCGTTCCGGGCGGAACCTTTGAAGCGAATACCGCGTATGAGCTGGCAGTGGAGTGGGAGTCGAAAGGCCTCGATGCCGGAGCCGCTTTTTTTGCCAATTTTCTCGATCCGAAAAACAAGAAAGCTAAGCAGACGGAAACCTGGACGGCGGTTGTCGGAGAAACCGGAACATTGAAGGCCGTACTTAAGACCTCGGGTTCCAAGGGTTGGACATTACACGTTGGTGTTCGCGATGGCGGAGAACTGTTGGTGAAACGAATTAAAATCAAGAAGAAGTGAGCTCTGGTATGAAAACAATACTTTTTGGAATGCTGATGATGGTGGCTGTGGCAGGTGCTGTTGCGGACAAGCCCAATTTGATCGTGATTATGTGTGATGATCTGGGCTATGCGGATGTGGGGTTTAATGGATGCACGGATATTCCGACGCCCAATATAGACCGTATTGCGGATAACGGGGTTCGCTGTACCAGCGGCTATGCGCCGTATTCTGTCTGCGGACCGAGCCGGGCCGGGTTTATTACCGGCCGTTATGGCCAGCGTTTCGGATTTGAGCGAAATCCACAGCATCGCGTGGATGATCCGAATATGGGGGTTCCGCTTTCGGAACGGATGTTTTCCGAAGTGCTTAAACCCGTTGGATACACCTCCGGTATTGTGGGGAAGTGGCATCTGGGAGCGCACGAAACGCTGCATCCGCTCGCGCGCGATTTTGACTACTTCTATGGTCATCTCGGTGGAGGCCACCGCTTTTTCCCGGAAGACCTGACAATTGAAGGGCATGGGAAAAATGAAGAAGAGAGTTACCGGACCAAGATTCTGCACAATCACGAAATGGTGGAGACGAGTAAATATCTTACCGATGAATTTTCTGATGCCGCAGTTGAATTTATTGGTCAGAGCAAAGAGCAACCGTTTTTCCTGTTTCTCTCCTATAACGCACCGCATCTTCCATTGCAGGCGTCGGACGAGTATTTAGATCGTTTTCCGACTCTTGAAGGTAAACGGAAAGTTTATGCGGCCATGGTGAGTGCGGTGGATGATGGAGTCGGGCAGGTTTTCCAGAAGTTGGAAGAGCTGAATCTGATGGAAGATACCATTATCTTTTTCCTGTCCGACAACGGGGGCCCTGAACCGAAAAATGCTTCGGATAACGGGCCGTTGCGCGGGAGCAAAGGTGATTCATGGGAAGGCGGTTTCCGGGTGCCGTATGCGGTGCAGTGGAAAGGCGTGCTTCCAGAGGGCGTTGATTATGATCACCCGGTGAGTTCGCTCGATATTCTTGCAACGATTACGGAGCTGTCCGGCGCATCAGAGGATCCGGCGCGTCCGTTGGACGGGGTGAATCTCATTCCTTATCTGACCGGCAAGAAGAGCGGTGCGCCGCATCAGGCGATTTACCTGCGCAAATTTGACGGTCAGAAATATACGGTCCGGAGCGGAGATTATAAACTGCATACCCAATGGCATGGAGATGCGCCACGGCTCTATAACCTGAAAGATGATATCGGGGAGGAGCGTGATGTGGCCAACCAGAATCCGGAAAAGGTCCAGCAGTTGCAGCAACTCCGTGCGCAGTGGGATGCGGAGCTGATCGAGCCGGCCTTTCTCGGCCTGATTCATACGCCGGAGTGGCAGGCCAAGATTAAGAAAAATCAGCAGTCATCAAAAAAGAAAGGGACATCTTCCTGGGACTGGTTTGCCGCGCTCGATCTGAATAAAGACAATGGAGTCACATTAGAGGAATGGATGGATTGGGGCGCGTTAAATGCGAAACGCAAGGGCGAGTCCTACAATGAATCGCGGCAAAAGGAATATTTCCTGGGGCGCGATGAAAACGGGAATGGCATCATTTCGCGTGAAGAACTAATAGCCAAAGCGGGGAAATAATATGAAAGCGATTTTGATTTTACTATTCTCCTGCAGCATCACTGTGGTCCTGGCCTCGGAGCGACCGAATATTCTCTTCATTGCCATCGATGATATGAATGACTGGACTGGGTTTCTCGGCGGCCATCCGCAGGCGCAAACCCCGAGTATGGATCGTCTGGCGAAGAAGGGGGTGAATTTCACGAATGCGCACTGTTCAGCTCCGGGATGTTCTCCAAGCCGGAATGCCTTGCTCTATGGCGCGGAGCCGTTTAATTCCGGGCTGTATGCTTTTTATGATCAGGAAGGTTTTTCCAACGAAGTGCTGGAGGGCTATACGTCGTTGCCGGAGCTGTTCAAAAACAATGGGTACAACACCTATGGATCGGGAAAGATTCACCATCGTCGTGAACCTACGGATGCAGAATGGACAGAATTTCATGAGCCGCCGAAAACCAATCCGCTGAAGTTTGATGATGTTGAAGGGTATATTCAGGGTAAGAAAGGTAAGATGCGGTTTTCCCCTACGCTGAACCCTCTTGAAGATCATACGGATTATAAGAATACTTCGTTCGGTGTGGATGTGCTGAGTCGTGAACATGAACAACCGTTCTTCCTGGCCGTGGGCATTGTTCGTCCCCACCTGCCTTTCACGGCGCCGAAACAGTTTTTCGATCTGTATCCCATGGAGGTGGAGCCCCCGCGAATCAACCCGACCGACCATTCGGATATTCCAAAGGTTGGAAAGGCCATGGCGAAAGTGGGGGATGATAATAAATTCAAAAAGGATAAGGCCTGGAATAAAGTGCGCAGAGCCTATCTGGCGTGTGTCTCCTGGGCCGATTTCAATGTGGGTCGTCTGATCGATGCGCTGGAAGAAAGTCCTTATGCGGATAACACCGTGGTGGTTCTATGGTCGGATCATGGCTATGGCATGGGCGAGAAAAAACACTTCCGTAAATTTGCCCTGTGGGAAGAGACCACCCGGGTGCCGTTCATCTTCTGGGATGCCCGTGAAAAGAAAGCGGTTGCGGGCAGGGAAGTGCAGGATGGTGTTTCGCTGATTAACGTCTACCGCACACTGGCGGAAATTTCCGACCTGGACGTGCCTGAAAAAGCCGATGGGTTCAGTCTGGTTCCTCAGCTGAAGGATCCATCCGC
This DNA window, taken from Pontiella desulfatans, encodes the following:
- a CDS encoding sulfatase encodes the protein MKAILILLFSCSITVVLASERPNILFIAIDDMNDWTGFLGGHPQAQTPSMDRLAKKGVNFTNAHCSAPGCSPSRNALLYGAEPFNSGLYAFYDQEGFSNEVLEGYTSLPELFKNNGYNTYGSGKIHHRREPTDAEWTEFHEPPKTNPLKFDDVEGYIQGKKGKMRFSPTLNPLEDHTDYKNTSFGVDVLSREHEQPFFLAVGIVRPHLPFTAPKQFFDLYPMEVEPPRINPTDHSDIPKVGKAMAKVGDDNKFKKDKAWNKVRRAYLACVSWADFNVGRLIDALEESPYADNTVVVLWSDHGYGMGEKKHFRKFALWEETTRVPFIFWDAREKKAVAGREVQDGVSLINVYRTLAEISDLDVPEKADGFSLVPQLKDPSAPVEGQAICTWGRGNYTVRTRDWRYTRYYDGGEELYDHTKDPDEWTNLANNPEYADVKTRLSAKLPQQEVPIIMEGLEGWSIPYSADKKLEPKNKGN
- a CDS encoding sulfatase-like hydrolase/transferase, yielding MKTILFGMLMMVAVAGAVADKPNLIVIMCDDLGYADVGFNGCTDIPTPNIDRIADNGVRCTSGYAPYSVCGPSRAGFITGRYGQRFGFERNPQHRVDDPNMGVPLSERMFSEVLKPVGYTSGIVGKWHLGAHETLHPLARDFDYFYGHLGGGHRFFPEDLTIEGHGKNEEESYRTKILHNHEMVETSKYLTDEFSDAAVEFIGQSKEQPFFLFLSYNAPHLPLQASDEYLDRFPTLEGKRKVYAAMVSAVDDGVGQVFQKLEELNLMEDTIIFFLSDNGGPEPKNASDNGPLRGSKGDSWEGGFRVPYAVQWKGVLPEGVDYDHPVSSLDILATITELSGASEDPARPLDGVNLIPYLTGKKSGAPHQAIYLRKFDGQKYTVRSGDYKLHTQWHGDAPRLYNLKDDIGEERDVANQNPEKVQQLQQLRAQWDAELIEPAFLGLIHTPEWQAKIKKNQQSSKKKGTSSWDWFAALDLNKDNGVTLEEWMDWGALNAKRKGESYNESRQKEYFLGRDENGNGIISREELIAKAGK
- a CDS encoding glycoside hydrolase family 2 TIM barrel-domain containing protein, which encodes MKTWMMMAILSLGASALAERSTINFNEDWRFARFGAMPDGSERAEPEGLESASLDDSQWRSLNVPHDWGIEGPFRDDLPNRTGKLPWAGIGWYRKTVDAPVSDAGKKIFIDFDGAMSDSKVWLNGEYVGEWPYGYSSFRLDLSNHWKPGEKNTIAVRLDNKPESSRWYPGGGIYRNVRLVKTEPVHVDHWGIFVTTPDVSKKEATISIKTEVAGADDHTIILQEIVEAGVQGEGAHLQIKVANPKLWSLESPTLYTLKTTVKQNGIVVDVVETSFGIRTIEYTSEGFFLNGKKVRMNGVCQHHDLGPLGSAINTRAIERQIEILQEMGVNAIRTAHNPPAPELLDLCDRMGILVQVEAFDCWEKSKAPNDYARHFPEWHEKDLRAMIKRDRNHASVVMWSTGNETREMKKKEDAPVSQMLTDIAKSEDSTRPITYGCNAPNAGWNGFQKTTDLFGYNYKPHLYQKFRNVNPMQPFYGSETASTVSSRGEYFFPVSDEKHLGQGGDFQVSSYDLTAPPWANNPDIEFAAQDKYPWVFGEFVWTGFDYIGEPTPYNQDKTNLLNFSDPAERKRMEEELERLGGNIPPRSSYFGIVDLCGFKKDRFYIYQARWRPELPMAHILPHWNWPERIGEVTPVHVYTSGDEAELFLNGKSLGRKRKGEFEYRLRWDDVVYEPGEVKVVAYKDGKIWAEDLQKTTGNSAKLELVADRSEIAADGQDLSFITVRVVDAEGLVVPRSHNSVQFKIEGPGEIIAVGNGDPTSHESFHALERRVFNGLALVVVRSVKGESGSVVVKADSDGLAAGEIEIEVK
- a CDS encoding LamG-like jellyroll fold domain-containing protein; protein product: MMKWIVTCILMTAVAVQAEEPWRFLLLADWHSAEKYTQLEKETDWLEEAIAEDVAVVRMLKENYGGELILMPGDSNGGHWDTPNFIKNNFPGAMPEESVLEAGRLCYSGMIVSFRKGGYSKLIMAVGDHEVGDNPWPPGSDVSRCQPQFRESFAKEFNRNPDGGRFLYEKPIGQAASRPLGTKYEETSYAYRHKNILFITLDAFHQEDPDKSIGPEGSVTGTITGPHLQWLEEVLSEARKDAGIKHILVQSHLPVIYPVRKVNSSGMLMDDDIRSPFWQLLRKYKVDIYFAGEVHANTVTKDPGSDVIQLVSRGNFFNNFQTLDISDDRIEVICYNQLGAKPQDGDYEVSGRLVIDKSGGVPVFESDGELAVLNPGDRLYHFDFEEKLPLAENPIMGTVGRKKEDPFKLRGVTCSDIFPNLGSFGPHYSGLTDGVEQVPGMIGKGGRFTGDSRMGVFAMGPLHGTHAVSYALWLKTTAAEKQMLINTGSIWSKELKNFINLNLNDGVPEAMISDRQWLSAKGVKLNDGKWHHVAMSMPGNGCKLSEVQLFVDGKPVKTELTGKDAHLFFNQAVRLGIGGLNYSNKGFDKLPVKPFVGELDEVSVWARSLSADEVKRAMKLKAGQEL
- a CDS encoding sulfatase family protein, whose translation is MKRRNFNRLISAAGLAAMGQHTLAGKAKQPNLLIIHTDEHNFRTLGCYRDLMTDDQSYVWGKGVKVETPHLDSLARDGAIATSYYAASPVCTPSRASIISGLYPVHTGSPVNDMPLNDDLVTFAEVLKRNGYATSYVGKWHLDGDAKPGFAPARKFGWDDNRYMINRGHWKMLEKDGNTAKFVGSFNEKNNQYKFDINDADELSFTTDFLCDRTLEIIERDKTKPFCVMVSIPDPHGPNHVRKPYDTMFADMHFENPHTMDASTEETVPGWSSIKGKNSAEKGLKQEQMQWYFGMVKCIDDNVGRILNYLESQGLADNTIVVFTSDHGDLMGEHKKHNKGVPFEASAKIPFLIRWPGHIPSGKVVRSAQSNIDFAPMALSMTGVKTGWPDFHGRDTSGDYLSPEKDVGDDRVVYITNAGSRWVAAVNRRYKLVLSPSDDPWLFDLKKDPDELINFYTHPEYKEIAEKMQAELMAQMERYAEPALANGNLIYETGGSAPQQENKALSSSEGYVVDSGPHAVKGEPGQWARAITVPGGTFEANTAYELAVEWESKGLDAGAAFFANFLDPKNKKAKQTETWTAVVGETGTLKAVLKTSGSKGWTLHVGVRDGGELLVKRIKIKKK